The following proteins are encoded in a genomic region of Xenopus laevis strain J_2021 chromosome 3L, Xenopus_laevis_v10.1, whole genome shotgun sequence:
- the nopchap1.L gene encoding uncharacterized protein C12orf45 homolog — MEEAEAGKSEEATSQVLLNIGATGGFYNKLLINPKYRNKQGAKSPIARIPRSSILDRVQNFLPQLAKANETLSTEIESSPAGTFDIENVDEKEENIIEMNVALVELSSSDSSEDEEETSSDESSDSDLREEVTEDNMRLRKTEKKGKIQVLED; from the exons ATGGAGGAAGCGGAGGCTGGAAAGAGCGAAGAGGCGACCTCACAGGTGCTTCTTAATATCGGTGCAACGGGAG GCTTTTACAATAAGCTTCTGATAAATCCAAAATACCGCAATAAACAAGGAGCAAAATCACCAATTGCCAGAATACCCAGAAGCAGCA TCCTAGACAGAGTACAGAACTTCCTACCTCAATTGGCTAAGGCCAATGAAACTCTTAGTACGGAAATAGAATCTTCACCAGCTGGTACTTTTGACATAGAAAATGTTGATGAGAAGGaagaaaatataattgaaatG AATGTGGCCCTGGTAGAACTGAGCAGTTCTGATTCCAGTGAAGATGAAGAAGAAACCAGTTCTGACGAAAGTTCTGATAGTGACCTCAGGGAAGAGGTTACTGAAGACAATATGAGATTGCGAAAAACTGAAAAGAAgggcaaaattcaagttttagaggATTGA
- the actr6.L gene encoding ARP6 actin related protein 6 homolog L homeolog has protein sequence MATLVLDNGAYTAKIGYSHGQVSVIPNCQFRTKTARLKTFTANQIDEIKDPSGLFYILPFQKGYLVNWDVQRQVWDYLFGKEMFQVDFADCNIIITEPYFNFSSIQESMNEILFEEYQFQAALRIDAGALSAHRYFRDNPSELCCIIVDSGYSFTHVVPFCRSKKKKEGIIRINVGGKVMTNHLKEIISYRQLQVMDETHVINQVKEDVCYVSTDFYKDMEIAKLKGEENSVMVDYVLPDFSTIKKGFCKPREEMVFSGKTTAGEQILRLTNERFAVPEILFHPSDIGIQEMGIPEAIVHSINNLPEEMQPHFYKNIVLTGGNTLFPGFRERVFSEVRKLTPTDFDVSVILPENPISYSWEGGKIISENDDFEDMVVTREDYEENGHAICEEKFDI, from the exons ATGGCTACACTTGTTCTGGATAACGGGGCTTACACGGCAAAGATTGGCTACAGCCACGGACAAGTGAG tGTAATTCCTAACTGTCAGTTCAGAACCAAGACTGCACGTTTAAAAACATTTACAGCTAATCAGATTGATGAAATAAAGGATCCATCTGGCTTATTTTATATTCTTCCATTTCAAAAG GGTTATTTGGTCAACTGGGATGTCCAAAGACAAGTCTGGGACTACCTTTTTGGGAAGGAAATGTTTCAG GTGGATTTTGCGGATTGTAATATAATTATTACAGAACCTTATTTTAACTTCAGTTCTATACAAGAATCCATGAATGAAATCTTGTTTGAAGAATATCAGTTCCAAGCAGCTCTCAGAATTGATG caGGAGCTTTGAGTGCACACAGGTATTTTCGAGATAACCCATCGGAATTGTGCTGCATCATTGTAGACAGTGGTTATTCTTTTACACATGTTGTACCGTTCTGCAGaagtaagaagaaaaaagaaggcaTTATAAG GATTAATGTCGGAGGAAAAGTAATGACAAATCATCTTAAAGAAATCATTTCATACAG GCAGCTGCAGGTTATGGATGAAACACATGTAATTAACCAAGTCAAAGAAGATGTTTGTTATGTATCTACGGATTTTTATAAAGATATGGAAATTGCAAA acttaaaggagaagagaaCTCTGTGATGGTGGACTATGTTCTGCCTGACTTTAGCACCATCAAAAAAGGGTTTTGCAAG CCAAGAGAAGAGATGGTGTTTAGCGGAAAGACCACAGCTGGGGAGCAAATACTACGTTTGACCAATGAGAGATTTGCTGTCCCTGAGATACTTTTCCATCCCTCGGACATTGGGATTCAAGAAATGGGAATTCCAGAAGCCATTGTGCATTCCATTAATAATCTTCCAGAAG AGATGCAACCTCATTTCTACAAGAACATTGTTCTCACTGGTGGAAACACACTATTCCCTGGTTTCAGGGAACGGGTATTTTCTGAGGTCCGGAAGCTCACGCCTACAGACTTTGATGTGTCTGTCATATTACCTGAAAA TCCCATCTCTTATTCCTGGGAAGGAGGAAAGATCATATCTGAAAATGATGATTTTGAAGACATGGTGGTAACCAGGGAAGACTATGAGGAAAATGGCCATGCTATTTGTGAAGAAAAGTTTGACATTTAG
- the actr6.L gene encoding ARP6 actin related protein 6 homolog L homeolog isoform X1: MATLVLDNGAYTAKIGYSHGQVSVIPNCQFRTKTARLKTFTANQIDEIKDPSGLFYILPFQKGYLVNWDVQRQVWDYLFGKEMFQVDFADCNIIITEPYFNFSSIQESMNEILFEEYQFQAALRIDGALSAHRYFRDNPSELCCIIVDSGYSFTHVVPFCRSKKKKEGIIRINVGGKVMTNHLKEIISYRQLQVMDETHVINQVKEDVCYVSTDFYKDMEIAKLKGEENSVMVDYVLPDFSTIKKGFCKPREEMVFSGKTTAGEQILRLTNERFAVPEILFHPSDIGIQEMGIPEAIVHSINNLPEEMQPHFYKNIVLTGGNTLFPGFRERVFSEVRKLTPTDFDVSVILPENPISYSWEGGKIISENDDFEDMVVTREDYEENGHAICEEKFDI, encoded by the exons ATGGCTACACTTGTTCTGGATAACGGGGCTTACACGGCAAAGATTGGCTACAGCCACGGACAAGTGAG tGTAATTCCTAACTGTCAGTTCAGAACCAAGACTGCACGTTTAAAAACATTTACAGCTAATCAGATTGATGAAATAAAGGATCCATCTGGCTTATTTTATATTCTTCCATTTCAAAAG GGTTATTTGGTCAACTGGGATGTCCAAAGACAAGTCTGGGACTACCTTTTTGGGAAGGAAATGTTTCAG GTGGATTTTGCGGATTGTAATATAATTATTACAGAACCTTATTTTAACTTCAGTTCTATACAAGAATCCATGAATGAAATCTTGTTTGAAGAATATCAGTTCCAAGCAGCTCTCAGAATTGATG GAGCTTTGAGTGCACACAGGTATTTTCGAGATAACCCATCGGAATTGTGCTGCATCATTGTAGACAGTGGTTATTCTTTTACACATGTTGTACCGTTCTGCAGaagtaagaagaaaaaagaaggcaTTATAAG GATTAATGTCGGAGGAAAAGTAATGACAAATCATCTTAAAGAAATCATTTCATACAG GCAGCTGCAGGTTATGGATGAAACACATGTAATTAACCAAGTCAAAGAAGATGTTTGTTATGTATCTACGGATTTTTATAAAGATATGGAAATTGCAAA acttaaaggagaagagaaCTCTGTGATGGTGGACTATGTTCTGCCTGACTTTAGCACCATCAAAAAAGGGTTTTGCAAG CCAAGAGAAGAGATGGTGTTTAGCGGAAAGACCACAGCTGGGGAGCAAATACTACGTTTGACCAATGAGAGATTTGCTGTCCCTGAGATACTTTTCCATCCCTCGGACATTGGGATTCAAGAAATGGGAATTCCAGAAGCCATTGTGCATTCCATTAATAATCTTCCAGAAG AGATGCAACCTCATTTCTACAAGAACATTGTTCTCACTGGTGGAAACACACTATTCCCTGGTTTCAGGGAACGGGTATTTTCTGAGGTCCGGAAGCTCACGCCTACAGACTTTGATGTGTCTGTCATATTACCTGAAAA TCCCATCTCTTATTCCTGGGAAGGAGGAAAGATCATATCTGAAAATGATGATTTTGAAGACATGGTGGTAACCAGGGAAGACTATGAGGAAAATGGCCATGCTATTTGTGAAGAAAAGTTTGACATTTAG